In Dermacentor silvarum isolate Dsil-2018 chromosome 10, BIME_Dsil_1.4, whole genome shotgun sequence, the genomic stretch GCTGCGGATCATGTTGTGGACCAGATCCTCTCCTATTTGGATCCTGCAGCTCAATGATTCGAGAAACACCGAAATAGTGCTGAAAGACTGCCCTGCCGAGTGCCTCGTCACGAATGACCGACGCCTGATAGAGTATACCGACGCCGTCGTTTTCCATACGCGCACCCTCGATATGGCGGACCTTCCGCCGAAGCGCTTCAGCTGGCAGAAATGGGTCTTCTTCGTGTTGGAATCGCCACCACACACCCGATTCACAGACTTCCATATCACGTACCATATGTTCAACTGGACCATGACGTACAGAAGAGACTCGGACGTTTACGCGCCCTACGGTCGGATTGTGCCTCGTGATGCCTTCACTACGACCACGAAGAGAGATTTGAGGGCCCTCTGGAAGTCTAAGAACAAAACCGCCGTGTGGATGGTCAGCAACTGCCGCACCATCGGCCGAAGAGAATATTACGTGGCTAAACTAAGGAGATACGTGGACGTTGACACGTACGGTCGCTGTGGTCAACACCGGTGCCCGAAGTCCCGAGGTGATTCCTGTTACGCGGACTTGGAGCGCACCTATTTCTACATACTCGCATTTGAAAACTCGATATGCGTGGAGTACGTCACCGAGAAGCTCTATAACGCACTTAGGCACGACATCATACCAGTCGTGTTCGGCGGCGCAAATTACAGCCAAGTCGCTCCCCGCAATTCTTATATCGACGCCCTTTCGTTCAAATCTCCCAGGCATCTCGCCAAGTACCTGATCAAGCTATCGAAGAACTACACGGAGTACGCCGCTTACTACACCTGGAAAGATCATTACTATGTTCCTCCGAGTCCGGAACCATACTGCGAGCTTTGCAAAAAGCTGCAAAGCCGTGCCGAACTTCAGCGGACTTCGTCGTACGGCGACTTGAAATCGTGGTGGTTTGACAAGGCCAATTGCCGGAGTTGGTACGGGAGAAAAGTTTCACGACCGAACTCAACagcagtgaaaagaaaaaaatcaatgaGTAGGCGCAAGTTAATCACGAGACGGTAGAAGccaaagaaaaaagttttgactCCGCCGCCTATCGACTTGTTTGAAGAGTGTTTTGATACCATACCGTAATGGTGGCATACGGAAAATCTTGGACTCGCCTTCATCTTGGCTTCGTCTAAAATATCATTATGGATGCGCGCGTTAACCTCGTAATTAAATCTTCATGACAAGTCTTGGTTCTCCAGCTAGTAACACGTTTTTCAAATAATATTTAACTAACTCAAATAATATTTAACTAACTGAAAGTAAACTGGAGATAACTAATCGCATGAATGAGACGGGTGCGCCATATTGGCAAACATTCCAGCCTTTTATTCAAATCTAGTGATCCGATCGCTGTACTGTTGACGTTCTATAATGCTGGAAAACCCTTGGGCGAGCGCTCATGCTTTAGCAGCAAATTCTTGCAGCATTGGCAGTTTCTCGCCAAGGTTGAAGCTCTGACAGCGATCGCAAGAATTCGCGTTACATTTGAACTCCTATATAGAACGCGTGGTGTATTTACTATACGTGGTTGCGACTATACGAAGGTGCAGTGTATGGCATGCTTaacattggcagtttcgccccaagggtGACGCGCTGACAGCgacagcaaggtttagcgttacgCTTGAACTCCTAGGACGcgtggtgttctaactatacgtggttgcgagtatacgaaggtgcagtgTATGGCATGCTTaacattggcagtttcgccccaagggtGACGCGGACAGCgacagcaaggtttagcgttacgCTTGAACTCCTAGGACGcgtggtgttctaactatacgtggttgcgagtatacgaaggtgcagtgTATGGCATGCTTaacattggcagtttcgccccaagggtGACGCGGACAGCgacagcaaggtttagcgttacgCTTGAACTCCTAGGACGcgtggtgttctaactatacgtggttgcgagtatacgaaggtgcagtgTTTGGCAGGCTCaacattggcagtttcgccccaagggtGACGCGGACAGCgacagcaaggtttagcgttacgCTTGAACTGCTAGGACGcgtggtgttctaactatacgtggttgcgagtatacgaaggtgcagtgTATGGCAGGCTTaacattggcagtttcgccccaagggtGACGCGGACAGCgacagcaaggtttagcgttacgCTAGAACTCCTAGGACGcgtggtgttctaactatacgtggttgcgagtatacgaaggtgcagtgTATGGCATGCTTaacattggcagtttcgccccaagggtGACGCGGACAGCgacagcaaggtttagcgttacgCTTAGAACTCCTAGGACGcgtggtgttctaactatacgtggttgcgagtatacgaaggtgcagtgTATGGCATGCTTaacattggcagtttcgccccaagggtGACGCGGACAGCgacagcaaggtttagcgttacgCTTGAACTCCTAGGACGcgtggtgttctaactatacgtggttgcgagtatacgaaggtgcagtgTATGGCATGCTTaacattggcagtttcgccccaagggtGACGCGGACAGCgacagcaaggtttagcgttacgCTTGAACTCCTAGGACGcgtggtgttctaactatacgtggttgcgagtatacgaaggtgcagtgTATGGCATGCTTaacattggcagtttcgccccaagggtGACGCGGACAGCgacagcaaggtttagcgttacgCTTGAACTCCTAGGACGcgtggtgttctaactatacgtggttgcgagtatacgaaggtgcagtgTATGGCATGCTTaacattggcagtttcgccccaagggtGACGCGGACAGCgacagcaaggtttagcgttacgCTTGAACTCCTAGGACGcgtggtgttctaactatacgtggttgcgagtatacgaaggtgcagtgTATGGCATGCTTaacattggcagtttcgccccaagggtGACGCGGACAGCgacagcaaggtttagcgttacgCTTGAACTCCTAGGACGcgtggtgttctaactatacgtggttgcgagtatacgaaggtgcagtgTATGGCATGCTTaacattggcagtttcgccccaagggtGACGCGGACAGCgacagcaaggtttagcgttacgCTTGAACTCCTAGGACGcgtggtgttctaactatacgtggttgcgagtatacgaaggtgcagtgTATGGCATGCTTaacattggcagtttcgccccaagggtGACGCGGACAGCgacagcaaggtttagcgttacgCTTGAACTCCTAGGACGcgtggtgttctaactatacgtggttgcgagtatacgaaggtgcagtgTATGGCATGCTTaacattggcagtttcgccccaagggtGACGCGGACAGCgacagcaaggtttagcgttacgCTTGAACTCCTAGGACGcgtggtgttctaactatacgtggttgcgagtatacgaaggtgcagtgTATGGCATGCTTaacattggcagtttcgccccaagggtGACGCGGACAGCgacagcaaggtttagcgttacgCTTGAACTCCTAGGACGCGTGGTGTTCTAACTATATGTTGCGACTATACGAAGGTGCAGTGTATGGCATGCTTaacattggcagtttcgccccaagggtGACGCGGACAGCgacagcaaggtttagcgttacgCTAGAACTCCTAGGACGcgtggtgttctaactatacgtggttgcgagtatacgaaggtgcagtgTATGGCATGCTTaacattggcagtttcgccccaagggtGACGCGGACAGCgacagcaaggtttagcgttacgCTTGAACTCCTAGGACGcgtggtgttctaactatacgtggttgcgagtatacgaaggtgcagtgTATGGCATGCTTaacattggcagtttcgccccaagggtGACGCGGACAGCgacagcaaggtttagcgttacgCTTAGAACTCCTAGGACGcgtggtgttctaactatacgtggttgcgagtatacgaaggtgcagtgTATGGCATGCTTaacattggcagtttcgccccaagggtGACGCGGACAGCgacagcaaggtttagcgttacgCTTGAACTCCTAGGACGcgtggtgttctaactatacgtggttgcgagtatacgaaggtgcagtgTATGGCATGCTTaacattggcagtttcgccccaagggtGACGCGGACAGCgacagcaaggtttagcgttacgCTTGAACTCCTAGGACGcgtggtgttctaactatacgtggttgcgagtatacgaaggtgcagtgTATGGCATGCTTaacattggcagtttcgccccaagggtGACGCGGACAGCgacagcaaggtttagcgttacgCTTGAACTCCTAGGACGcgtggtgttctaactatacgtggttgcgagtatacgaaggtgcagtgTATGGCATGCTTaacattggcagtttcgccccaagggtGAAGCGCTGACAGCGACAGCAAGATTTAGCGTTTCGATTGAACTCCTAGGACCCGTGGTGTTCTAACTATATGTTGCGACTATACGAAGGTGCAGTGTATGGCATGCTTaacattggcagtttcgccccaagggtGACGCGGACAGCgacagcaaggtttagcgttacgCTAGAACTCCTAGGACGcgtggtgttctaactatacgtggttgcgagtatacgaaggtgcagtgTATGGCATGCTTaacattggcagtttcgcccaagGGTGACGCGGACAGCgacagcaaggtttagcgttacgCTAGAACTCCTAGGACGcgtggtgttctaactatacgtggttgcgagtatacgaaggtgcagtgTATGGCATGCTTAACACTGGCAGTTTCGCCCAAGGGTGACGCGGACAGCgacagcaaggtttagcgttacgCTAGAACTCCTAGGACGcgtggtgttctaactatacgtggttgcgagtatacgaaggtgcagtgTATGGCATGCTTaacattggcagtttcgcccaagGGTGACGCGGACAGCgacagcaaggtttagcgttacgCTAGAACTCCTAGGACGCGTGGTGTTCTAACTATATGTTGCGACTATACGAAGGTGCAGTGTATGGCATGCTTaacattggcagtttcgccccaagggtGACGCGGACAGCgacagcaaggtttagcgttacgCTAGAACTCCTAGGACGcgtggtgttctaactatacgtggTTGCGATATACGAAGGTGCAGTGTATGGCATGCTTaacattggcagtttcgcccaagGGTGACGCGGACAGCgacagcaaggtttagcgttacgCTAGAACTCCTAGGACGcgtggtgttctaactatacgtggttgcgagtatacgaaggtgcagtgTATGGCATGCTTaacattggcagtttcgccccaagggtGACGCGGACAGCgacagcaaggtttagcgttacgCTTGAACTCCTAGGACGcgtggtgttctaactatacgtggttgcgagtatacgaaggtgcagtgTATGGCATGCTTaacattggcagtttcgcccaagGGTGACGCGGACAGCgacagcaaggtttagcgttacgCTTGAACTCCTAGGACGcgtggtgttctaactatacgtggttgcgagtatacgaaggtgcagtgTATGGCATGCTTaacattggcagtttcgccccaagggtGACGCGGACAGCgacagcaaggtttagcgttacgCTAGAACTCCTAGGACCcgtggtgttctaactatacgttGCGACTATACGAAGGTGCAGTGTATGGCATGCTTaacattggcagtttcgcccaagGGTGACGCGGACAGCgacagcaaggtttagcgttacgCTTGAACTCCTAGGACGcgtggtgttctaactatacgtggttgcgagtatacgaaggtgcagtgTATGGCATGCTTAATATTGTCAGTTTCGCCCCAAGGGTGAAGCGCTGACAGCGACAGCAAGATTTAGCGTTTCGATTGAACTCCTAGGACGCGTGGTGTTCTAACTATATGTTGCGACTATACGAAGGTGCAGTGTATGGCATGCTTaacattggcagtttcgcccaagGGTGACGCGGACAGCgacagcaaggtttagcgttacgCTAGAACTCCTAGGACGcgtggtgttctaactatacgtggttgcgagtatacgaaggtgcagtgTATGGCATGCTTaacattggcagtttcgcccaagGGTGACGCGGACAGCgacagcaaggtttagcgttacgCTAGAACTCCTAGGACGcgtggtgttctaactatacgtggttgcgagtatacgaaggtgcagtgTATGGCATGCTTAACACTGGCAGTTTCGCCCAAGGGTGACGCGGACAGCgacagcaaggtttagcgttacgCTTGAACTCCTAGGACGcgtggtgttctaactatacgtggttgcgagtatacgaaggtgcagtgTATGGCATGCTTAACACTGGCAGTTTCGCCCAAGGGTGACGCGGACAGCgacagcaaggtttagcgttacgCTAGAACTCCTAGGACGcgtggtgttctaactatacgtggttgcgagtatacgaaggtgcagtgTATGTCATGCTTaacattggcagtttcgcccaagGGTGACGCGGACAGCgacagcaaggtttagcgttacgCTTGAACTCCTAGGACGcgtggtgttctaactatacgtggttgcgagtatacgaaggtgcagtgTATGGCACGCTTAAAGGCTTTACCGTGCTATGCGGATTCGGCAATAGCATTGAACCAGCGCCGTTGCGCAGCCTGTACAGAGTGGCGCCAGTGATAAACCAACACTTTCAGATTTTTAGCACTACTACCATTTTGCAATTTTTAATAGTCTgagccgatcaagctgcccgcacagctcataaagaagatcacaaacgacccattccactttctaggactgacgctgcacggaagctccgcgtgatcgcccgccaacgcacaaggtcacaatggaatgaatcgcacctcatgcatgctcgcttatactctctggacccaaccctaagccttcgagtaccatcaaggcttcgccgaggagacgcaacacttttgtgcagattatggttgggcgttgcgtttaccaacgcctatgcgttccgcataggaatggccgacagcgcagcctgtgaccactgcggcaatgaagaatcaattgtacatattttgtgcaactgcccgcagtacagtgcgcaaagacattttcttaccaacacgttcaaccaattggacgaccggcctctgtcggaagaaaaaattctccaccacagactggacccaacgtcacagaagaaggccgtgcaggcgcttctgcgcttcttacgagccaccggcctatctgaccgactgtgattaaaACGCTCTTCTGGTGCAACGAAAATATcggcacaccttctttgtgagtgccctcgttttaacccgcagagagcagctctctcagccacgataggtcaactggacaaatgcttaataacgcaaatcaacatccttgtaaactgctctacacgaaaaacagcgcgagccaccttgaaggcactgctgcgttatttgaaagacaccgaactcagtgacaaattgtgactgtacactgtgtgacgtaggatgggacgttgacactattcaacactagaacgccttcgcagactgacaatgcccacagaaacagttaagttgtgtgtgtgtgtgtgtgtgtgatttttttccccttttttgtacttattttttctctctctctcctgtcgaatccctttacccctcccccggtacagggtagccaaccggagataatgtctggttaccctccctgtctttccttcacctttttttctctctctttttaacagtctgagaagatttaaggtATAAGGCACGCACGGTGAAGGAAAAGTCTCATTACTTTTGTTTGCGACCTGCACTTCTCAAACGTTGGGGACTAGTTGAGTCAACAAGATAATACCAGGACGGACTGTTTGGCTAGTTGGTTTCGCataataattatgctaattaagcAATAAATATGAAATACACATTCATGTTAGCATATTTTATTAGAAAAATTAGCGAAAGTATCAGGTCCCAAAAAGTTCCGCAATTTTTAAAGTATTAGAAGCAAAGCTTTtctatgtctagcctgaacgtccttgtctgttcgcagaaactatcatcatcagcaacggttcgagcgtcgttgtcttcttgcacagctgtctcgttggcgcctctcggcgcaaccgcgcgaacgcgctcgtgccactgctcccgcgttcgtcgtcgtcgtcttctacagctgctccgtcgccgctcatcattccagcgtagaatttcccttctgtactgtcgccgtaatggggaggccgcgtttacgggggtatgagccattgcctaagggggtatgagccatttattgtcttacgtgacggacagatttaattttgaagcaatttaatttcgaagaatcgcaagcggcaatgggcgggtggatgctgctaaccacgccgccgagcaaacacgaaacatcgaacgcaagcgtttgtggttcgacaacagcTTGTCCCTcctcagtgtgatccgctccgacgaacagcgacacaatacCTTGGACGTGTTGAATGATaattacgctactagtggagaagactttggtgaatttagagtttgcggTACGTGTGAGTAATCTTTAATCAAAggaaaactgcctgcgttcagcactgtgaacgggtacGACATATACTCACCTTTGTTGTGATggatcttcacggagtggaagggccgacgatttttttttttttttcgaaatttgtCACGGCAGTTAAGCggttaacgtgcacttaaatccaTGTACActcgagcgttttttttttttctttttgcccttAACTCTCTTCgcaatgcgaccgccgcggccgggagcgaacccgcgacctcgagctcagcggcgTAACGCCGTAACCACATGGGTTGTGAGGGCAAGGATTTTGACAGCGCCTACTAGAGTCCAGGTAGTTGCTTACCGCTGCAATATAATGCAATACATTGCATTCTGAAAGAATCAAACACTCAACCTAGAAATTTCGACAGCCTTTCGTGCATCAAAAACGGGCCAAATACTCAATCATATAGTCTGAAATTCCTGACGTCACACTGTCACAGCAGCGCGAAATCCTATTGACAGGGTATACCGTGACCTTGGTTTTCTCCTGCGAGATATgacccttttttttccccttgaaTATAACTGAAAATAGACATTCTAAGTAATGCTTTATTAGTTACAAACAAATTTACCTGCGCATTCTATAGAACGTTCCCTCACTCGACATTCCACCTCGACTCGAGAAAGTGAACGGCCGCGCCCCCCTTGCTCGACAGAAGTAGTCTCTGCGCTTCGTTGGCACCCCACGACAATACCCGAGAATC encodes the following:
- the LOC119430912 gene encoding alpha-(1,3)-fucosyltransferase C-like encodes the protein MPTCTIFSFRRLQDRTWFRRHVPFHLTSVKTPILSLYLFMTLTAPLMWYIAVTPITYLRMPEPKGHSHALFASPNNGSVAKDLLRIMLWTRSSPIWILQLNDSRNTEIVLKDCPAECLVTNDRRLIEYTDAVVFHTRTLDMADLPPKRFSWQKWVFFVLESPPHTRFTDFHITYHMFNWTMTYRRDSDVYAPYGRIVPRDAFTTTTKRDLRALWKSKNKTAVWMVSNCRTIGRREYYVAKLRRYVDVDTYGRCGQHRCPKSRGDSCYADLERTYFYILAFENSICVEYVTEKLYNALRHDIIPVVFGGANYSQVAPRNSYIDALSFKSPRHLAKYLIKLSKNYTEYAAYYTWKDHYYVPPSPEPYCELCKKLQSRAELQRTSSYGDLKSWWFDKANCRSWYGRKVSRPNSTAVKRKKSMSRRKLITRR